From the Lolium rigidum isolate FL_2022 chromosome 2, APGP_CSIRO_Lrig_0.1, whole genome shotgun sequence genome, one window contains:
- the LOC124690637 gene encoding jacalin-related lectin 3-like, with translation MDKTASIADVDEEALCCPRCLQLLVPPVLQCAAGHLICSSCHDNLQDKNKCVSCFVPASFIPTSYSRCHAVEGILRSVRVACPNTIHGRCTAGKMLCHEKVEHEKTCPSTAAPGRLPSSVVKMGPCGGVDGNVREMDVRGVNRIVKVVVWYSSTFDAMKVYYERDGREEKTDRWGVPATESNAAIGGPSQICLEQDEYLTGVKGHIEYCGGSLCVISLTFVTNLHTFGPYGVEDGVPFELPAAAGGRIIGFHGRSDSYVDAIGTYVKMDL, from the exons ATGGATAAGACCGCCAGCATCGCCGACGTTGATGAGGAGGCTCTTTGCTGCCCGAGATGCCTTCAGCTCCTCGTACCTCCAGTTTTACAG TGTGCTGCTGGACACCTGATCTGCTCCTCCTGCCACGACAACCTCCAGGACAAGAACAAGTGCGTATCCTGCTTCGTCCCCGCGAGCTTCATCCCCACGAGCTACAGCCGCTGCCACGCAGTCGAGGGTATACTTCGATCCGTCCGTGTCGCCTGCCCCAACACCATCCACGGAAGATGCACTGCGGGGAAGATGCTCTGCCACGAGAAGGTGGAGCACGAGAAGACATGCCCCAGTACCGCCGCCCCCGGCCGCCTCCCAAGCTCGGTTGTGAAGATGGGTCcttgcggtggcgttgatggcaaTGTCAGGGAAATGGACGTGCGTGGCGTCAACCGTATTGTTAAGGTAGTTGTCTGGTACAGCAGCACGTTCGACGCCATGAAAGTGTACTATGAGCGGGATGGCCGCGAAGAGAAGACCGACCGATGGGGTGTTCCTGCGACTGAAAGTAATGCTGCGATAGGTGGGCCCTCACAG ATATGTCTAGAGCAGGACGAGTACCTCACCGGCGTGAAAGGGCACATCGAGTATTGCGGTGGCAGCTTGTgtgtgatctctctcacgttcgtCACTAACCTGCACACATTCGGGCCATACGGGGTGGAGGATGGCGTGCCGTTCGAGCTCCCGGCAGCAGCTGGTGGCAGAATCATCGGTTTCCACGGACGCTCCGATTCGTATGTGGATGCGATTGGAACCTATGTCAAGATGGACCTCTAA